The following proteins are co-located in the Paenibacillus sp. FSL H8-0079 genome:
- a CDS encoding InlB B-repeat-containing protein, which produces MKVKKVRQGWKVSRQILMWMLVISLVVSAVPLLPAQSAVAAELPMQMTKVTTSSGFQDVSPTDWFYDAVVHVQEKGIFSGTNASSFSPKGTMTRAMYVTALGRMAGVDAGAYSTSSFADVQAGSWYAPYVEWAVKKGITDGTGDRKYSPDATVSREQMATMTLRYFESEQIPYQTENPVTTEPGDLGDVSSWAADAVIKLWQAGVFTGDEKGNFNPRAQATRAEAAVLFMRNNAVVEAWKNQNQTPVTPTPTPTPTPTPTPTPSAGGNSGGGTSGGSGGGNTGEATYTLTFESNGGTPVTAQTVRKGQVLNNLPAPTKEGYIFQGWFADSDLSLIFASGTTLTADTKLYAKYTDSIDRAVQSVPSYSVLDVAPNFTIKVQDSSGSLTESQVKERMTFVDTANPEFEGVTVSGGNGVFTVSSAAENGKFVEGNTYQLTLTDDSLSFQGQDATTSIYVFSVAKKEVMNIPLNPNMIYIPFTDVTDMVINGADVDSPAISVVTTTVGGENALAEVNASSGTFKYTGSTGTVIQVGDTVAIYEGVSPELRTVETTGEDDGDVAYVQITAVDGSVYTYDHADANQVLFKPDVLPVSIEADKDGIPNNHSITVEHTSMNYSDSLYKPFGLDELTTVDVGDFIGFYDGQFDQEGIEIMGYGRITSITPEAEMDVITYTDATIEDIENAFNIYQKQAIDGDDLLSEEQIAQLEEQIEQQARDSGFVNEAADYLSDIAMETKEIQQIKAQSSLASGKGSRVSVEKLTVVASLGTRLKNIDGRTSGVSVTLQVGADIVVNINEDSDLVIHMTGTFVQEMSLDLGINGDMKGHWLKKWGIPYWYSIDDYVITANLDAYSYTGMNITAEIALVEHDKLNDAVNDWVGEKNAGRLGKVQDIATQIKAVMAGVQDTAVDAESLKEKYQEMLEQDTEWVPLIKKELFEKSVRVALGIVEVKFEAEFVVSAQVNLTVGADFYYKMAKRYSVSLRVLSFSGSSNTVSLPGDGDYQFTFYVMGTIGLRAGIHMEVKAGIGSVKLNSIGLAVEPGVYVNLWGYFYYQLKNISGVKTTKSLGALFVEIGIYLEVELGAQLGDGGLSGGVELVDEEWPLYTIGEEQNVYDFAYPQDKSLKVNMAGSASSIAVPELWVTMNTFDLKTGDTDEQAYDRSNFDIQVDNPNFKYDAANGMIEVVDKNIQVSDGNLVITWKGAPASFMSEPLKRTIQLSWLARVGDYILQLDPQNSGVTQVVAAPYNAPISVVTPVYPGYTFDGWYTAASGGTKITIPNRMAAEDRKLYAHWIANKNTPYTVEYYVLDPNSRIQAPPVDTENRTGTTDTEIRISSDRFKEQGYATGTVSGVLIKGDGSTVVRVNYYPENRKMTFAGGYAGAPQISLTEAVGKNIAARLPVPTRQGYTFAGWSPEVPSTMPIEDTTYTAKWTGREGTPYQVVHLLQNIGSDTYTVVDTESYRGATNTEANVADAKPKSYAGFVRDDSVPGAVLTALIEGNGTTVLKVYYKREAYQMTVDYNGSGQTSTTDIVPFGATMLLRLGTPTWQGYSFTGWSPTLPTTMPAEDVQFTAQWAINNYTVTFDTYGGSEATAQTVGYGATISTPIEPMRDGYVFGGWYSDNTLTNAYDFSAAITGDLTLHAKWLIPYTISFESNEGSVVDAQTVNEGTKAMAPVAPEREGYVFSGWYSDIELMNAYNFTTMVVTGDLTLYAKWTVYVPNTYTVTFESNGGSVVTEQTVNEGAVAAAPGAPMLEGYTFDGWYSDSELTTPYGFTEGVMANVMLYAKWTKNSYTVSFNSNNGSSVSSQSVSEGDTATIPDAPTRAGHVFNGWYSQAGLNEAYSFMTPVMTNLTLYAKWTAIYTVSFNSNGGSSVADQTMESGSTAIEPTVPTRDGYTFNGWYSDIGLNEAYSFTTSVTGNRTLYAKWTFDSHMVSFESNGGTAVASQVVAPNGNAVEPAPLKWAGYRFDGWYSDRDLEIVYDFGTPVTADIRLYAKWTMTSWLQVGGELELNSKSNIVFDSQGTPYMAYIKDNNEVSVVQYKGGTWQPVGNQSDLEKAGGLGSSAISLGIDSKDKIYVGYKNSSGQVSFKNYNDEHKWWRPVTIYDFDWKDGTSVRPNVRKVDRVYDSFVITFDKDDNPFLMFRGVLVGNAAEPSMLMSWRFYKDRGRVQEARVQAYAGLRAFLAPLPNNGMYLFAPSYASVSSSSYAALGYSLPASSSGQDKFWELLDPKQYSYPASANMVAASALDPSGVPYMIYLSSSNVVEMWKYPHSIPSEDTAWEKVSTPGFSVGSSKGGSMDMAFDSQGTPYVAYRDAAYGNKVTVMKYENMGWRPVGSAGFSNDDALELDIFIDSTDHVYVSYKKQGKMNMMKYDPNL; this is translated from the coding sequence ATGAAAGTGAAGAAAGTAAGACAGGGATGGAAGGTGAGCCGGCAGATCCTGATGTGGATGCTGGTGATCAGCTTAGTAGTTTCTGCCGTGCCCCTATTACCAGCGCAATCGGCAGTAGCGGCTGAACTGCCGATGCAGATGACAAAAGTAACCACATCCAGTGGATTCCAGGATGTGAGTCCCACCGACTGGTTCTATGATGCAGTCGTCCATGTGCAGGAGAAGGGCATATTCAGCGGAACGAACGCGAGTAGCTTCTCTCCTAAGGGGACAATGACACGTGCCATGTATGTGACGGCACTTGGACGGATGGCCGGAGTCGATGCCGGGGCGTACTCCACTTCGAGCTTTGCCGATGTACAGGCGGGCAGCTGGTATGCGCCATATGTCGAATGGGCGGTTAAGAAAGGAATTACCGATGGCACGGGGGATCGGAAATATTCGCCGGATGCTACCGTATCTCGGGAGCAAATGGCGACGATGACGTTGCGGTATTTCGAAAGCGAACAGATCCCTTATCAGACCGAGAATCCGGTCACGACAGAGCCGGGCGATCTCGGGGATGTATCGTCTTGGGCGGCTGACGCGGTCATCAAGCTGTGGCAAGCCGGTGTGTTCACCGGGGACGAAAAGGGGAACTTCAATCCGCGTGCACAAGCGACTCGCGCGGAAGCAGCGGTTCTCTTCATGCGCAACAACGCGGTTGTAGAGGCGTGGAAAAATCAGAATCAAACGCCGGTGACGCCTACTCCAACACCAACACCGACACCAACACCGACACCAACGCCATCAGCAGGTGGTAATAGTGGCGGCGGAACGTCTGGAGGCAGCGGAGGCGGTAACACCGGTGAGGCTACATACACACTCACCTTCGAGAGCAACGGAGGTACGCCAGTCACTGCACAGACGGTACGAAAAGGCCAGGTGCTAAATAATCTACCTGCTCCAACAAAAGAAGGATATATATTCCAAGGTTGGTTTGCGGATAGTGATCTTTCACTTATCTTCGCAAGTGGCACTACCTTGACTGCTGATACGAAGTTGTATGCGAAGTATACCGATAGCATAGATCGTGCCGTACAGAGCGTACCAAGCTATTCGGTACTGGATGTCGCGCCGAACTTCACCATTAAGGTGCAGGATTCATCAGGCAGTCTAACGGAATCCCAGGTCAAAGAGAGGATGACCTTCGTGGATACGGCGAATCCCGAATTCGAAGGGGTTACCGTCTCTGGCGGGAACGGAGTTTTCACGGTATCGTCAGCAGCCGAAAACGGCAAGTTCGTTGAAGGTAACACATATCAACTTACGTTGACGGATGACAGTTTGTCCTTCCAAGGCCAAGACGCGACGACAAGTATTTATGTATTTAGCGTTGCTAAAAAAGAAGTCATGAATATTCCACTCAATCCGAACATGATCTACATTCCGTTCACGGATGTCACGGATATGGTGATAAATGGAGCAGATGTCGATTCGCCCGCGATTTCAGTCGTTACTACGACGGTAGGCGGCGAAAATGCACTCGCCGAAGTGAATGCGAGTAGTGGAACGTTCAAGTACACCGGAAGCACTGGCACGGTGATTCAAGTCGGTGATACCGTAGCCATCTATGAGGGAGTTAGTCCCGAACTGCGCACAGTCGAAACGACTGGTGAAGACGATGGTGATGTGGCCTATGTCCAGATCACGGCGGTAGATGGAAGTGTCTACACTTATGATCACGCAGATGCCAATCAAGTGTTGTTCAAGCCGGATGTTCTACCGGTGAGCATAGAAGCAGATAAGGATGGAATTCCCAATAACCATTCCATCACGGTTGAGCACACTTCCATGAACTACAGTGACAGCCTGTACAAGCCCTTCGGTTTGGATGAGCTGACCACTGTTGATGTGGGCGACTTTATTGGTTTTTATGATGGACAATTCGATCAAGAAGGTATTGAGATCATGGGTTATGGACGTATTACGTCGATTACGCCTGAGGCGGAGATGGACGTAATTACGTATACCGATGCCACCATTGAAGATATTGAAAATGCCTTCAACATCTATCAGAAGCAAGCAATTGACGGCGATGATCTGTTGTCGGAAGAACAGATTGCACAGCTCGAAGAGCAAATTGAGCAGCAAGCGAGAGACAGCGGATTCGTCAACGAAGCCGCGGATTATCTGTCTGACATCGCCATGGAGACAAAGGAAATTCAGCAGATCAAGGCTCAGTCCTCCCTAGCGTCCGGTAAAGGGAGCCGGGTAAGTGTGGAGAAGCTGACCGTTGTTGCTTCACTCGGCACGAGGCTGAAGAATATTGACGGCCGAACCTCAGGCGTAAGCGTTACGTTACAAGTGGGTGCCGATATTGTTGTCAATATCAATGAAGACAGCGATCTTGTCATCCATATGACGGGTACATTCGTGCAGGAGATGAGCCTGGACCTCGGTATCAATGGGGATATGAAAGGGCACTGGCTGAAAAAGTGGGGGATTCCTTACTGGTACAGCATTGATGATTATGTAATTACGGCGAATCTGGATGCTTATAGCTATACCGGGATGAACATCACGGCAGAGATAGCTCTCGTTGAACACGATAAGTTAAATGATGCAGTGAATGACTGGGTGGGCGAGAAGAACGCTGGCAGGTTGGGAAAGGTTCAGGACATTGCGACACAGATTAAAGCGGTAATGGCGGGTGTGCAGGATACTGCCGTAGATGCGGAATCGTTGAAGGAAAAGTATCAAGAGATGTTGGAGCAAGACACGGAGTGGGTTCCGTTAATCAAGAAGGAACTCTTTGAAAAGAGCGTACGTGTGGCTTTAGGTATTGTGGAAGTCAAATTTGAAGCGGAGTTTGTGGTCAGCGCCCAGGTGAACCTGACGGTGGGGGCAGATTTCTACTATAAGATGGCCAAGCGCTACTCGGTTAGCTTGCGCGTATTGAGTTTCAGTGGTTCGAGCAATACGGTCAGCTTGCCGGGAGACGGAGATTACCAATTTACCTTCTATGTGATGGGGACGATCGGTTTACGAGCTGGTATTCATATGGAGGTCAAAGCGGGGATTGGAAGCGTCAAGTTGAATAGTATCGGGCTTGCTGTAGAACCCGGTGTGTATGTGAATCTGTGGGGCTACTTCTATTATCAATTGAAAAATATTAGCGGGGTGAAGACCACGAAGTCTTTAGGTGCCCTGTTCGTCGAGATTGGCATCTATTTGGAGGTCGAACTCGGCGCTCAATTAGGTGATGGAGGGCTTTCCGGCGGCGTAGAGCTGGTAGATGAAGAGTGGCCACTGTATACGATTGGAGAAGAACAGAACGTCTACGACTTCGCCTATCCTCAGGATAAGTCGCTCAAAGTGAACATGGCGGGTTCTGCGTCATCCATCGCTGTACCGGAGTTGTGGGTCACGATGAATACCTTTGATTTGAAGACAGGCGATACGGATGAACAGGCGTATGATCGCTCGAATTTCGATATTCAGGTGGACAATCCAAACTTCAAGTATGACGCAGCAAACGGGATGATTGAAGTGGTGGACAAGAACATTCAGGTGAGTGATGGCAATCTGGTTATCACCTGGAAGGGGGCACCGGCGTCGTTCATGTCCGAGCCACTCAAGCGTACGATTCAGTTAAGCTGGCTTGCCAGAGTGGGTGACTACATCCTTCAGCTGGATCCACAGAACAGCGGAGTGACCCAGGTTGTGGCGGCTCCTTATAACGCGCCAATCAGCGTGGTCACCCCGGTATATCCAGGATACACCTTTGACGGCTGGTATACGGCCGCTTCCGGCGGCACGAAGATCACGATTCCGAACCGAATGGCTGCGGAGGATCGAAAACTGTACGCGCACTGGATTGCGAACAAGAATACGCCGTATACGGTTGAGTATTATGTGCTAGACCCGAACAGCAGAATACAGGCTCCGCCTGTGGATACTGAAAATAGGACTGGAACAACGGACACAGAGATTCGAATCAGCTCCGACAGGTTTAAGGAGCAGGGCTATGCGACCGGAACGGTAAGCGGCGTATTAATCAAGGGAGACGGCTCGACAGTCGTAAGAGTTAATTACTATCCGGAGAATCGAAAGATGACCTTCGCTGGGGGTTATGCCGGTGCGCCCCAAATCTCGCTAACGGAAGCCGTTGGCAAGAACATTGCTGCTCGTTTACCTGTGCCGACAAGGCAGGGATATACGTTTGCCGGTTGGTCGCCAGAAGTTCCAAGTACGATGCCGATTGAGGACACTACGTATACAGCGAAGTGGACGGGGAGAGAGGGTACGCCTTATCAGGTTGTACACTTACTGCAAAATATCGGAAGTGACACTTATACGGTTGTGGATACGGAATCGTATCGTGGAGCTACCAATACAGAAGCGAATGTGGCAGATGCCAAGCCTAAATCCTATGCGGGCTTTGTACGAGATGACAGTGTTCCGGGAGCGGTACTGACAGCTCTGATTGAAGGTAACGGTACAACGGTGCTGAAGGTGTACTATAAGCGCGAGGCGTACCAAATGACTGTTGATTACAATGGTTCTGGACAAACAAGTACAACGGATATCGTTCCATTCGGAGCGACAATGTTGCTCCGTCTAGGCACGCCAACATGGCAGGGATATAGCTTTACGGGTTGGTCGCCAACGCTTCCGACTACCATGCCTGCGGAAGATGTTCAATTTACCGCGCAGTGGGCAATTAACAACTATACCGTAACCTTTGACACTTACGGCGGGTCCGAAGCGACGGCTCAGACTGTGGGATATGGTGCTACGATTAGTACACCGATTGAACCGATGAGAGATGGTTATGTATTTGGCGGCTGGTATAGTGATAACACGTTGACGAATGCTTACGACTTCTCTGCGGCGATAACGGGGGATCTCACACTACATGCGAAGTGGCTGATCCCTTACACAATAAGCTTCGAGAGTAATGAAGGGTCGGTAGTAGATGCCCAAACAGTGAATGAAGGGACCAAGGCTATGGCACCTGTCGCCCCAGAGCGGGAAGGCTATGTGTTTAGCGGCTGGTACAGCGATATCGAATTAATGAACGCCTACAATTTCACTACTATGGTGGTAACGGGAGACCTGACATTGTACGCGAAGTGGACGGTTTATGTACCGAATACGTATACTGTAACTTTTGAGAGTAACGGCGGATCAGTGGTCACAGAACAGACGGTGAATGAAGGTGCCGTGGCTGCTGCTCCTGGTGCACCGATGCTGGAAGGATACACGTTCGATGGCTGGTATAGTGATAGCGAATTGACGACACCTTATGGTTTCACGGAAGGTGTAATGGCGAATGTGATGCTGTACGCGAAGTGGACAAAGAACAGCTACACAGTGAGCTTTAACAGTAACAATGGATCGTCGGTGAGTAGTCAGTCCGTGAGTGAAGGTGACACGGCAACAATTCCTGACGCACCGACGCGCGCAGGACATGTATTTAATGGTTGGTATAGTCAAGCTGGTCTGAATGAAGCCTACAGCTTCATGACACCAGTGATGACTAACCTCACGTTGTACGCGAAATGGACGGCAATCTACACAGTGAGTTTCAACAGTAACGGCGGATCATCGGTGGCTGACCAGACGATGGAAAGTGGCAGCACTGCCATTGAGCCTACTGTACCGACGAGGGATGGGTACACATTCAACGGTTGGTATAGCGATATTGGACTGAATGAAGCGTATAGCTTCACGACATCGGTGACGGGTAACCGCACACTTTACGCGAAGTGGACATTTGACAGCCACATGGTCAGCTTCGAGAGTAACGGTGGGACAGCCGTAGCGAGTCAGGTGGTGGCTCCTAACGGCAATGCTGTGGAACCTGCTCCACTGAAATGGGCGGGCTATCGATTCGATGGTTGGTACAGCGATCGTGATCTGGAGATCGTCTACGACTTCGGGACGCCAGTGACGGCAGACATAAGGCTTTACGCGAAGTGGACCATGACATCGTGGCTGCAGGTGGGTGGCGAGCTGGAATTGAATAGCAAGTCCAATATCGTCTTCGACAGTCAAGGGACGCCTTACATGGCTTATATAAAGGACAATAACGAAGTATCTGTGGTGCAATATAAGGGAGGCACGTGGCAGCCCGTTGGCAATCAAAGCGATCTTGAAAAAGCGGGAGGATTGGGGAGCTCAGCTATATCGCTTGGAATAGACAGTAAGGATAAGATTTATGTTGGTTATAAGAACAGTTCAGGTCAAGTAAGCTTTAAGAATTACAATGATGAACATAAGTGGTGGAGACCAGTAACTATTTATGATTTCGATTGGAAAGACGGAACGAGTGTCAGACCGAATGTAAGAAAAGTGGATAGAGTTTACGATAGCTTCGTCATTACCTTTGATAAGGATGATAATCCTTTTCTGATGTTTAGAGGTGTTTTGGTCGGTAATGCTGCAGAACCATCAATGCTCATGTCATGGAGGTTTTATAAAGATAGGGGACGGGTACAAGAAGCGAGGGTACAGGCATACGCAGGTCTAAGAGCATTCCTCGCACCGTTACCAAACAACGGCATGTATTTGTTTGCTCCATCTTACGCATCTGTTTCATCCAGTAGTTATGCGGCATTAGGATATAGCTTACCAGCTAGCTCATCTGGACAGGATAAATTTTGGGAATTATTAGATCCGAAACAATATTCATATCCAGCATCTGCAAATATGGTTGCTGCATCCGCGCTTGATCCGTCTGGCGTACCTTATATGATCTATCTTAGCAGCTCCAACGTTGTTGAAATGTGGAAATATCCGCACTCCATTCCGTCAGAAGATACAGCATGGGAGAAGGTGAGCACTCCCGGATTCTCGGTTGGTTCGTCTAAAGGAGGAAGCATGGATATGGCCTTTGACAGCCAAGGCACGCCTTACGTTGCTTATCGAGATGCTGCATATGGCAACAAGGTGACTGTGATGAAATATGAGAATATGGGTTGGAGACCGGTAGGGTCTGCCGGATTCTCCAATGATGACGCTCTGGAGCTAGATATTTTCATAGACAGCACGGACCACGTTTATGTAAGTTATAAGAAACAAGGTAAAATGAATATGATGAAGTATGATCCGAACTTGTAA
- the minD gene encoding septum site-determining protein MinD: protein MARVICITSGKGGVGKTTVTANLGAALALSGSSVCLIDADFGLRNLDIPLGLSNRVNYHISDFLTGRCALHQVIVKDKRISTLSFISCSNDAVHHDDPQVFRKVVQQIAQGYDYVLIDSPAGIENGFWNTSLAADEAIVVTTPHRTSLQDADRVIGLLEDMIPAPPQLIINMADGQEARSATVKMQDIIDILNIGVIGVIHADVEIIRSVHKGIPIALNPEFESGLRFRHIAHNVAKNQQEPFIALKPKRHISVFSLPQRLRWGKSSSL from the coding sequence ATGGCACGAGTTATATGTATTACATCAGGGAAAGGTGGAGTTGGCAAGACAACGGTCACAGCTAATCTCGGGGCTGCCCTTGCCTTATCGGGGAGTAGCGTTTGCCTGATTGACGCTGATTTTGGATTGAGAAATCTGGATATTCCGCTTGGTTTGAGCAATAGGGTAAACTATCATATTTCCGATTTTCTGACGGGTCGATGTGCTTTACATCAAGTGATCGTCAAAGATAAGCGAATCAGTACCTTGTCCTTTATCTCCTGTAGTAACGACGCGGTGCATCACGATGATCCACAAGTTTTTCGCAAGGTTGTGCAGCAAATAGCCCAGGGTTATGATTATGTGCTGATCGATTCGCCAGCAGGCATTGAAAATGGATTCTGGAATACATCTTTAGCGGCAGATGAGGCTATTGTCGTCACTACGCCTCATCGTACATCGCTTCAGGACGCGGATCGCGTAATCGGATTATTAGAAGATATGATTCCGGCTCCGCCACAGCTCATCATTAATATGGCCGACGGACAGGAAGCCCGTTCGGCAACGGTAAAGATGCAGGATATTATCGATATTCTCAATATCGGTGTGATTGGCGTGATCCATGCCGATGTAGAAATTATACGTTCCGTACATAAGGGCATCCCGATTGCGCTTAATCCCGAGTTCGAAAGCGGGCTGCGCTTCAGGCATATCGCCCACAATGTGGCGAAGAATCAGCAGGAGCCTTTCATCGCATTGAAACCCAAGAGGCATATTAGTGTTTTTTCACTTCCTCAAAGACTGCGTTGGGGGAAGAGCAGTTCGTTATAG